The Janthinobacterium tructae genome contains the following window.
GCGGTTGACATTGAAGTCGGCTTTTTCACGCCGCAGTTCACCGCCGAGAGCGATGGCCAGCGGGCCGCCGGCCAGTTGCATCAGTTCGCGGCTGCCCTTGATGTCGAAGCCCGTGGTGGTGACCTTGGCGCTCTGTACTTCGCCGCGCAGGGCGGTGCTGTCCAGGTAAGCCTTGCCGGCCGCATCCTGTTCGCCGAAGGGATTCAGGATGCCATTGAGCACGCCAGCGGCAAAACCCGCATCCTGCACGTAGCCGCCCGTAAATTTCTCGGACGACTTGCTGATCGCATGGCTCAGGCCCGTCTTGTAGTCCCAGCCCGCCAGCTCGCCTTCGAGCGCCAGCACCAGGCGGTCCGCCTTGCCGGTGGAATCGATCTGCCGTTGACCTGCCTCGATGGGGCGCCAGTTGACGCTCAGCGGCTGTCCCGACAGTCCCGGCTGGACCGGCACGCCGCCCGCATTGCCCGGATAGTATTTGCTGCTGATGGGCAGGATCAAGCCCGTTTGCGGTGGCGGCGCCGTGCGCGCCTTCACCTTGTTTTCCGAATGCAAGTATTCGAGCGTGGCCAGGTGGCCGCCGCCCAGCTTGAAGGCGCCCTTGCCGAAGAAGGCGACTTGTTCCTGTTCCGGCAGGTCGTCGATCTGGCGCGTGTAATCCTGGCGGCAAGTGCCACTCCCGGAGGGGATGGCCAGCGGCGGCCTGCATCCTGCGGCAGCGTACGGATTGCCGGCCAGGCCCTTGCCGCCATCTGCGGCCGCATCAAAATAGTTGCCTGGGAAGGTGGTGCCGCTGGTACCTTTGGTCACGCTCACGCCCCGCTCGGGAAAGACGCCGGTCTGGGAAAAATCGCGGTCTTGCGAGGTCAGCACATTTTGCTTGTGGTAATCGACCACGCCGAAAATATTGTAGCCGTCCGTATCGAGCTTGCCGAAGCCCGTCGACAGGTTGATGCGGTGTTCGCCGCCGCCCTTGTGTTCGGGCGCGATGACTTCGGCGGTAATGTTGGTGACATTGATCGAGCGCTTGGTGATGAAGTTGATGACGCCGCCGATGGCGTCCGTGCCGTAGATGGCCGAGGCGCCGTCGCGCAGCACTTCGACGCGCTCCAGCGCGGCGATGGGAATGATGTTCAGGTCGACGCTGGCACCGTCATACGGATGGTTGGCGATGCGCCGGCCATTGAGCAGCACCAGGGTCTTGTCGCCGCCCAGGCCGCGCAAGTCGGCGCTGGCCTGGCCGCCCGTGGGCAAGCCGCTGGTATTGCCGCCGACGGCATTGCCGCTGCCCATGCTGGAGGAATTCGAGGGGATCTTGTTGAGGACTTCCTGGGCCGTGGTCAGGCCCTGCTTGGCAAAGTCTTCGGCCTTGAAGATGGAGAGAGGGGTGGCTGTTTCCGAAACCAGCCGCTTGATGGAGGAACCGGTGACTTCGACTCTCTGCATAACGGGGGACTCGCCGGCGGTGCGGGAGTCCTGCGCCATGGCCGCATGGCCATACGCGCCGAGCAAGGCTGCGCACAGCAGGCGCAAGGTAGGTGAGGGACTGCGGGTTTGCGTCATCTGACACTCCTGTGGCGTGGGTTTGGCCAATTGGCTTGCAAGGGAGTTTTACAGGTGCGCAGAAAATAAGGTTTGCGCTGGCGCAATATGCGTGCGGATGAGTGACCTGGCGCCACAGTCACCGACGAAAAAAGGCGGTGATTGCTCACCGCCTTGCGTCAGGATACAGGTGTCAGCTTAGAAGAACTTGTAGCTGGCGCCCAGTTTGAAGTAGCGGCCGATGGCGCCACTGGCATCCATCGGGTTGTAGCTCATACCGCCGTAGGTCAGCGGGTCGAGCGGCGCGATCTTGTCGGTCACGTTGTTGATCGAAGCAAATAATTGCAACTGTTTGTTGACGTTCCAACGGCTCGACAGGTCGAGCGTGGTGAACGAGGCGAGCTTGCAACCGTTCGGCGCCGCGCTGCCATCGGCCAGCTTGGAAGCGCACGGCTTGCCTTCAAACAGGATGTTTTTCATATCCGAGCGGTAGTTCAGCACGCCGCTGACGTTCCAGTTGCCCAGGTCCCATGAGCCGGTGAGATTGATCTTGTCCTTTGGCGTGCCGGCGCAGTTGGAGGTGTCGCAATTGCCATGCGTACCGGCGAACTGGTAGCGCACGGTGGACGACTCGGCCCGCACCCATGAGGCGATGTGGGTCCAGGTCAGGCCGAACGTGGCGCGGCCGTAGTCGCCCAGGCGCACGCGCTGCTTGATGTCCAGGTCGATCCCCTTGATCTCCGTAAAGCTGGAGTTGCGGTACGGCGCCTTGGTGATCAGCAAGGTGCCCGTGTTCGGCGTGACGACGCCATTGATGGTCAGATTGTTGTCGGCGCGGATGGCGGTCGGCAGGGCGGCCGCTTCGTTGTACGGCAGCGGATTGATCTCGTTTTCACGCTTGATCTTCCAGCCATCGAGCGACAGACTGGTATCGTTGAACGGATCCCACACCAGGCCCAAGGTGTAGCCCTTGGATTTTTCCGGCTTGAGGCTGGGGTCGCCGATCTTGACGGCCGCCACTTGCAGTTCACAGTCACTGGCATTGGCGCCCGGCAGGCGGGTGCCGCCCGGGCAGCGCACGGGATCGCTCACCGTCGAGGTGCCCGTCGATTGCGAGTTGGCATTGCTTTCGGCCGGTCCTGGAGCACGGAAGCCTTCCGAATACGTGCCGCGCACCGCGAAGGTTTTTAGTGGCGTCCACTTGGCGCCCAGTTTCGGTGTGGTCGACGAGAAACGGTCGTATTTGTCGTAACGCAAGGCGCCCGACAGTTCTACCGTCTTGAAGACGGGCGCCAGCACTTCCATGAATACGGCCGAGACCTTGCTGTCACCCTTGGCGGCGACATAGCTGGAGTTGATGGAGCCGTTTTCCGTGCCCGACAGCGATGGATTGTCGAGCTTGTCGCGGCGGTGTTCCGCACCGACGGCCAGGCCCATGGCACCACCGGGCAGCTGCATCAGTTCGCGCGAAGCCTTGAAGTCGATTATGTCGAGCTTGGTCGTGGAGTCGGAGGTAGCGTTCGTCACCATGGCCGCGTACAGCGAGGCGGGATTATTGCCTGCCTGCGCGCCGATATAGTACGGGAAATATTTGCTGTTCGGATTGCCCAGGGCATCCTTGACGACGGCCATGTTCAACATGTTGCTGTAATCGAGGTGCAGCTTCGATTCCGAATGCGTGTAGCCGGCATCGTAATCCCAGCCCATGGCATTGCCCTTTACGCCGAGCACGATGCGGTTGAACTCGTTATTCGCCTGGCGCGTGCTGGCGCCCACGTCGAAAGCCTGGTAGCGCACGCGCACGGGTACGCCATACGGATTTTGCGGATGGTTGGCGGCCAGCACAATGGTGGTGCCGGCGCCGGAGCCGTAGTTGACGACGCCAGTGGGACTGGTGGCATTCGGCGGAAAGGCGATGGTCGGCGTGATGGACGGTGGTATCAGGGTAAAGGCCGTATCGCGCTTCGAATAGCCCGCTTCCGCGTACACCTGGGTATCGGCATTGACTTGCCAGGTGCCGCGCGTGTACAGGTTGATCGATTCGATCTTCGGCTGCATCGAGCGGAACTGGTCGTGGTGCCACAGACAGCCACCTTTTGGATCTTGCGGTGAAGACACGGACAAGGTGGAGCAGCCGGGCAGGGACACATAGTTGTTGGTGACGGGGTCGCGGATCAGGCCTGCTGGTGATGCATTCGCATCGTTGTTGCCGTTGATGTAACCGCCGGCGAACTGGGTGTTGATCGCATAGCCATACGGCCGCAGGTCAGCCTTGCCTATCCATTTGCGGCCGGAGCGCTCGTTGTTCATCAGCATGTCCGATTTGCTGTATTCGGCGTTGACGACGACGTTGAATTTATCCGTGTCCAGGTTGCCCTTGCCGAAGGTCAGCGAGGCACGGTGCTGCTTGGCGTCGCTGTCGCCGGAAATGCCCGTGTCACCTTTCAGGGTCAGGCCTTCGAAGTCCTTGCGCAGGATGATGTTGACGACGCCGGCGATGGCGTCCGCGCCATACGTGGAGGAGGCGCCGTCCTTGAGGATTTCGATGCGTTCGACGATCTGCATCGGTACGGTGGACAGGTCGGTAAAGCTCTTCTGGCCATCATCAGCGCGCGCGAACGGCGCCATGCGGCGGCCATTGAGCAAGACCAGGGTCGAGGTGGCGCCCAGGCCGCGCAGCGAGATGGCCGTGGAGCCGGCGGCAAAGCCGTTGCCGAAACCCGTCGGCAGGGAGCCGGCGCCATCGGCGGTGAGGGTTTGCAGGTACTCGGCGACGGTGGCCTTGCCCGATTTCATCAAGTCGTCGCGGGTGATGACCTGTACCGGCGATGCGGTCTCGGCCGTGGCCCGTTTGATGCTCGAGCCTGTAATTTCCACACGTTGCACATTGGCGTCTTGCGCCATTGCCGGCGCAGCCATCATGCCTAGGCTGAGCGCTGCTACGCTACCCGAAAAAATCAGGCGTACGGAGCGGGACATCACTGTTTCCATCATCATTCTCAGAACTCCGAAAGTGTGCTCGGCTGGCCCTTGTGCGGCACAGCTTTGCCAGGGTGATAAAGATTGCTGCGTCGGCAATCGCTGTGGATAAGTCGGCATTTTTATAAGGTGCCGTCATCGATAAGATCATTTTCCGAGAAACCTTGTCAACGCGTACGTATGCTCTTTCAGCATGGAAACAACAGTGTTTTTTATAATGTTGATGTGTTTCAATATTTGCAATTATTTCAATGTTGCACTGCGATGCGTATTTTCCGTACTGTCATAAAAACAGTTGTCATTGGCGGCCGTAAGGGTTACTGCTAAGTGGATTTCTCACGGCATCCGCTTGCCT
Protein-coding sequences here:
- a CDS encoding TonB-dependent receptor, whose translation is MSRSVRLIFSGSVAALSLGMMAAPAMAQDANVQRVEITGSSIKRATAETASPVQVITRDDLMKSGKATVAEYLQTLTADGAGSLPTGFGNGFAAGSTAISLRGLGATSTLVLLNGRRMAPFARADDGQKSFTDLSTVPMQIVERIEILKDGASSTYGADAIAGVVNIILRKDFEGLTLKGDTGISGDSDAKQHRASLTFGKGNLDTDKFNVVVNAEYSKSDMLMNNERSGRKWIGKADLRPYGYAINTQFAGGYINGNNDANASPAGLIRDPVTNNYVSLPGCSTLSVSSPQDPKGGCLWHHDQFRSMQPKIESINLYTRGTWQVNADTQVYAEAGYSKRDTAFTLIPPSITPTIAFPPNATSPTGVVNYGSGAGTTIVLAANHPQNPYGVPVRVRYQAFDVGASTRQANNEFNRIVLGVKGNAMGWDYDAGYTHSESKLHLDYSNMLNMAVVKDALGNPNSKYFPYYIGAQAGNNPASLYAAMVTNATSDSTTKLDIIDFKASRELMQLPGGAMGLAVGAEHRRDKLDNPSLSGTENGSINSSYVAAKGDSKVSAVFMEVLAPVFKTVELSGALRYDKYDRFSSTTPKLGAKWTPLKTFAVRGTYSEGFRAPGPAESNANSQSTGTSTVSDPVRCPGGTRLPGANASDCELQVAAVKIGDPSLKPEKSKGYTLGLVWDPFNDTSLSLDGWKIKRENEINPLPYNEAAALPTAIRADNNLTINGVVTPNTGTLLITKAPYRNSSFTEIKGIDLDIKQRVRLGDYGRATFGLTWTHIASWVRAESSTVRYQFAGTHGNCDTSNCAGTPKDKINLTGSWDLGNWNVSGVLNYRSDMKNILFEGKPCASKLADGSAAPNGCKLASFTTLDLSSRWNVNKQLQLFASINNVTDKIAPLDPLTYGGMSYNPMDASGAIGRYFKLGASYKFF
- a CDS encoding TonB-dependent receptor, with translation MTQTRSPSPTLRLLCAALLGAYGHAAMAQDSRTAGESPVMQRVEVTGSSIKRLVSETATPLSIFKAEDFAKQGLTTAQEVLNKIPSNSSSMGSGNAVGGNTSGLPTGGQASADLRGLGGDKTLVLLNGRRIANHPYDGASVDLNIIPIAALERVEVLRDGASAIYGTDAIGGVINFITKRSINVTNITAEVIAPEHKGGGEHRINLSTGFGKLDTDGYNIFGVVDYHKQNVLTSQDRDFSQTGVFPERGVSVTKGTSGTTFPGNYFDAAADGGKGLAGNPYAAAGCRPPLAIPSGSGTCRQDYTRQIDDLPEQEQVAFFGKGAFKLGGGHLATLEYLHSENKVKARTAPPPQTGLILPISSKYYPGNAGGVPVQPGLSGQPLSVNWRPIEAGQRQIDSTGKADRLVLALEGELAGWDYKTGLSHAISKSSEKFTGGYVQDAGFAAGVLNGILNPFGEQDAAGKAYLDSTALRGEVQSAKVTTTGFDIKGSRELMQLAGGPLAIALGGELRREKADFNVNRDIASQAASSGLSGSLSKSGSRTIQAVFGEVNLPLIKDLEVQLAARFDHYSDVGSTTNPKLALRYQASSALVLRGSASTGFRAPTLFEKNAPPSKNDTNDSYNDPILCPGGVPQPGANPLRDCDLQQFKLQGGNEKLKPEKSTTFAFGLVLEPVKEITVAVDYWNIHLKDKISSLPEQSIYGNYERYKALFLRNPDGSPFAILDLNDNLGEVKTDGIDVSLNARLGRGAYGDFSVSVDGTWTHKYDYQNERGGEFIANVGRYADNNPVFRWKHTAALNWRMGNWGATLSQSFKSGYTDQNNVADQYKHDVPSYSLLGVSGSYAWKGLLLTAGVKNLLDKEPPFSNQGTMFQKGYDPRYTDPIGRAYYLRGSYTF